One Lysinibacillus sp. OF-1 DNA segment encodes these proteins:
- a CDS encoding ribosomal L7Ae/L30e/S12e/Gadd45 family protein, protein MSYDKVRASQTIIGTKQAVKAMRAGSVKELLVALDADNWVTDSAISFAREIGIPVILVESKKELGKACGIHVGAAVVAITVE, encoded by the coding sequence ATGTCTTATGATAAAGTAAGGGCTAGTCAAACAATCATAGGTACAAAGCAAGCAGTAAAAGCAATGCGAGCCGGTTCAGTGAAAGAACTTCTTGTGGCACTTGATGCAGACAATTGGGTAACCGATTCGGCCATATCTTTCGCGAGAGAAATCGGTATACCAGTTATTCTTGTTGAGTCGAAAAAGGAACTGGGCAAGGCCTGTGGAATCCATGTTGGAGCTGCGGTAGTTGCGATTACTGTAGAGTAG